In Trichocoleus desertorum ATA4-8-CV12, a single genomic region encodes these proteins:
- a CDS encoding glycosyltransferase produces the protein MLANVEKQNPLVSVIIPTYNRPHYLKQAIASVVQQTYTHLEIIVSDDCSPEHPQPVIDAFQDARIRLRRNPTNLGIGLNATYAFKDAKGKYVASLNDDDLWRPDFLEKLVPPLEANPDVALAFCDYSIINSESEIDNLATERQSRREKRHQLQPGIHQPFWELGLIDRSVFAASAALIRREVVDWERLQEAGVFWDYYISYLACRLGRGAYYYPERLACYRIHAQSENMTSGNRNAQAKIRKGKAGIACYERFMADAPTPKLRAYFEREWAYASTTLGIGLLRANQAIAARPYFLRSLQQNKLNVRTIVALTLSFMPQTLASPFLQVRNVFADYSNHL, from the coding sequence ATGCTTGCAAATGTTGAGAAACAAAACCCACTTGTGAGTGTGATTATTCCGACCTACAATCGCCCCCATTACTTAAAGCAGGCGATCGCCAGTGTCGTTCAACAGACTTACACCCATTTGGAAATCATTGTCTCAGATGACTGTAGCCCTGAACATCCTCAGCCTGTAATTGATGCCTTTCAAGATGCACGGATTCGCTTACGCCGCAATCCGACCAACTTAGGCATTGGCTTGAATGCGACATATGCTTTCAAAGATGCTAAAGGCAAATATGTGGCGAGTCTCAATGATGATGATCTTTGGCGTCCAGATTTTCTAGAGAAATTGGTGCCGCCGCTGGAAGCCAATCCAGATGTGGCCTTGGCGTTTTGTGACTACTCCATTATTAACTCCGAGAGCGAAATTGATAATTTAGCCACTGAGAGACAGTCTCGCCGTGAAAAACGCCATCAGCTCCAGCCAGGTATTCATCAACCTTTTTGGGAACTCGGTTTAATCGATCGCTCGGTGTTCGCAGCTTCTGCGGCTCTGATTAGACGCGAGGTCGTGGACTGGGAACGCTTACAGGAAGCAGGTGTGTTTTGGGACTACTACATTAGCTATCTCGCCTGCCGTTTGGGTCGAGGAGCCTACTATTACCCAGAGCGCTTAGCTTGCTATCGCATTCATGCTCAATCAGAGAATATGACTAGTGGCAATCGCAATGCTCAAGCCAAAATTCGCAAAGGTAAGGCAGGAATTGCTTGCTATGAACGCTTCATGGCCGATGCTCCCACACCTAAATTACGAGCCTACTTTGAGCGGGAATGGGCCTACGCTAGTACAACTTTGGGTATCGGGCTACTCCGGGCAAATCAGGCGATCGCGGCTCGGCCTTATTTTTTGCGATCGCTCCAACAAAATAAGTTGAATGTCCGTACGATAGTAGCTTTGACTCTAAGCTTTATGCCTCAGACATTAGCGAGTCCATTTCTACAGGTGCGAAATGTCTTTGCTGACTATTCCAACCATTTGTAA